The following DNA comes from Sphingopyxis sp. BSN-002.
CCAGTCGCTCGACGCGCTGCTTGCGCGGCTCGTAACGGGGCTCGGCGAGACCTTCGACACCGAAAAGCCCGACCGCATCCTCGTCCACGGCGATACGCTGACGACAATGGCCGCGACGCTCGCCGCCTATTTCCGCAAGATTCCGGTCGGCCATGTCGAAGCCGGCCTGCGTAGCGGCAATATCTATCACCCCTGGCCCGAAGAGGTGAACCGCAAGATCACCGGCGCGGTCGCCGACCTGCACTTCGCCCCCACCGAAACCGCCGCTGCGGCGCTCCGCGCCGAAAATGTGCCGGCGGACCGGATATACATCACCGGCAACACCGTGATCGACGCCTTGCTGGCGACCAAGGCGCGGATCGACGGGGAGCCGTCGCTCGCCGCGGGGCTCGATCCGCTGATCGCGCGCTTTGCGGGCAAGCGGATCATCGCCGTTACCTCGCACCGGCGCGAGAATTTCGGGGACGGGATGAAGGCGATCGCCGACGCGATCGCCGGCATCGCCGCGCGCCCCGACGTCGCGGTCATCTTCCCCGTCCATCCCAACCCTCACGTTCGAAGCGCGATGGAGCCGATCCTCGGCGGCCTTTCCAACGTCGCGCTGATCGACCCGCTCGACTATCCGCACTTCGTCCGCCTTCTCGGCGCCTCGTCGATGGTTCTTACCGACAGCGGCGGGGTGCAGGAAGAAGCGCCTTCGCTCGGCAAGCCGGTGCTCGTCATGCGCGAGACGACCGAACGCCCGGAAGGCATCGAGGCGGGGACCGCGCGGCTCGTCGGCACCGACAAAAATCGTATCGTTTCGGAAATTTTCAGCCTTTTGGACGATGAAGCCGCCTATAATGCCATGGCCCGCGCCCATAATCCCTTCGGCGACGGCAAGGCGGCGGAAAAAATTGCGGAGATCGTAGCGCGTGCCCATTGATACCGAACAGAAAGTCACCGTCCTCGGCCTCGGCTATATCGGCCTGCCGACCGCCGCGCTGATCGCGCGCTCGGGCAGCAAGGTGACCGGCGTCGACGTCAGCCAGCACGTCGTCGACACGGTCAACAACGGCAAGGTTCATATCGAGGAGGTCGACCTCGACGGTCTCGTGCAGGGCGTCGTGGCGCGCGGCGCACTTGTTGCCTCGACCGACGTCGCCCCCGCCGACGTCTTCGTCATCGCGGTGCCGACCCCGCACGACGACGAGCATCGTCCCGACATCGCCTATGTCCTCTCCGCTGCGCGCGCAATCGCGCCGAAGCTTGCAGCCGGCAATCTCGTCATCCTCGAATCGACTTCGCCCGTCGGCACCACCGAAAAGGTCGCCGCGTTGCTCGCCGAGCTGCGCCCCGACCTCAAGGTTCCCGGCACCTGCACCGGCGCTGCCGACATCTTCGTCGCCTATTGTCCCGAGCGCGTGCTGCCCGGCCGCATCCTCGTCGAGCTGGTCGACAACGACCGCTGCATCGGCGGGATCACCCCGCGCTGCGCCCGCCGCGCGATGACCTTTTACCGCCAGTTCGTCCGCGGCGCCTGCGTCACCACCTCGGCGCGCGCCGCCGAAATGGTGAAGCTGGTCGAGAACAGCTACCGCGACGTCAACATCGCCTTCGCCAACGAGCTGTCGATGATGGCCGAGCATATGGGCGTCGACGTCTGGGAGGTGATCCGCCTCGCGAACCGCCACCCCCGCGTCAACATCCTCCAGCCCGGTCCCGGCGTCGGCGGGCACTGCATCGCAGTCGACCCCTGGTTCCTCGTCCACGGCGCACCCGACCACAGCCGCCTGATCCGCACCGCACGCGAGGTCAATCTCGCCAAGACGTCGCACGTCATCGGCGCCGCCGAAATGCTCGTCTCGCAACACCCGCAGGCGCGCGTCGCCTGCCTCGGCCTCGCCTTCAAGCCGAACATCGACGATTTCCGCGAGAGCCCCGCGGTCGAGGTCGCCGCCGCGCTTGCACGCCGCTTCGGCAAGCAGATCCAGATCGTCGAACCCTATGCGCGCGGCCTGCCGATGGAGTTCGCAGGCACCGGCGCCGAGCTGATCGACCTCGACAGCGCGCTCGCCTCCTGCGACCTGCTGATCGTCCTCGTCGACCACGACCTTTTCAAGTCGATCCCGCTCGAGGAACGCGGCGACAAGATCGTCTATGACACGCGCGGGCTGTGGCTCGACCAGCCGAACGGCGGCAATGGCAATCGTTTGCATCGGGCCGCCTGACGCTCTCCGCTTGACGCTTCCCGGGTCGGCCCGCATTTTGGGCCGATGCTGACCCGCCTCGAAACCATCGTCGTCGAAAAGCCCTGGGGCCGCACCGATATCCCGAAGGATTTCGGCGATTTCGGCGGCCGCCGCATCGGCGAGATATGGTTTTCGAACCCCGCCGGCGACGATGCGCCGATCATGGTCAAATTCCTCTTCACATCGGAGCGGCTGTCGATCCAGGTCCACCCCGACGACGCGGCCGCGCAGGCGGCGGGCTATCCGCGCGGGAAGGAGGAATGCTGGCTCGTCCTCGATGCGCAGCCGGGCGCCGAACTCGGCGTCGGCCTGAATATCGAAACGACGCGCGAGGCGCTCCACGAGGCGGCGCTCGACGGAAGTATCGTCGACATGATCGACTGGCGCCCGTCCGGTACCGGCGATTTCGTCTACAACCCGTCGGGAACGATCCACGCGATCGGCCCCGGCCTGACCGTCGTCGAGGTGCAGCAGAATGTCGACTGTACCTATCGCCTCTACGATTACGGCCGCCCGCGCGAACTCCATCTCGACGAAGGGCTCAAGGTCTCGAATCCCCGCCCGGTCCACGATCCGCGCGACGCGGCCGTCGATCCGCACACCAACCGGAAGCTGGTAAGCGGTCCCCATTTCCACCTGGCGCAACTCGCGGCACCGATCGACACCGCTCTTGTCGCAGAAGCGTCGGGCGAGCTGACCTTTGTTCCGCTTGCGCAGGGCTGCCGCGTCGCCGGCGAGGATGTCGCACTGGGCGAAGCGGTCTTGCTGACCGATCCTTCGGCTATCACGATCGAAGAGGGAGGCCGGGCGCTACTGACCTGGTCCGCCTGACGGCGAGGCTCGCCGGGGCGGGCCACGAAAAGCGAATGGTGCCCCTGGCCGGACTCGAACCAGCACTCCTTGCGGAACTCGATTTTGAGTCGAGCGCGTCTACCAATTTCACCACAGGGGCATCCGGGCGGTGGCCCCGATAAGGCCCCGCCCCCCGTTTTGCCAAGCTATTTCTTGAGTTCTTTCGCGAGGGTCTTCGCAGTGGCCTTGCCATAAGGCGGCTTGAAACCCGCGAGCCCCGCAACGTCGAGCTTGGGCTGGCGATAGACGGCGCGCGCATGGCTGAAGGTCCTGAAGCCGTCGAGCCCGTGATAATTGCCCATCCCCGACGGCCCGACGCCGCCGAAGGGCAGATCCTCCATCGCATTGTGGAACAGCACGTCGTTGACCGTGACGCCGCCCGAGATCGTCCGCGTCAGCACGCGGTCTTCCTCGCTCTTGTCCTGCCCGAAATAGTAAAGACCGAGCGGACGGTCGTTGGCGTTCACATAGTCGATCGCCTCGTCGATCGTCTTGTAGGTCTTGACCGGCAGGATCGGGCCGAAGATTTCCTCCTGCATCACCTTCATGTCGTCGGTCGGATTGCGCACGATGTGGAGCGGCATCTTGTGGCCGTTGGCGCTCGCGAAATCCTCGCCCGCCGGATTGACCTCGATCACCTCAGCCCCCTTTTCGCGGGCGTCGGCGAGGTAGGATTGCAGCCGGTCGTAATTCCGGCCGTTGACCACCGAAGTATAATCCTCGTTCGACAGCAGGGTCGGATAGAGCGCGGTCGCGCCCTTGGTGACGCTGTCGATCACCTCGCCTTCCTGATCCTCGGCGACGAGCAGATAGTCGGGGGCGAGGCAGATCTGCCCGGCGTTCATCATCTTGCCGAGCGCGACGCGCTGGCCGACCAGATCCTTGTTCGCGCTGCGCCCGATGAAGGTCGGCGACTTGCCGCCGAGTTCGAGCGTCACGGGGACGAGATTATCGGCGGCCGCGCGCATGATATGCTTGCCCACCCCGGTCGCCCCGGTGAAAATCATATGGTCGAAGGCCAGCTTCGAGAAAGCGATCCCGACCTCGGCATCGCCGGTGAACACCGCCATCTCGCTCTCGTCGAAATAGTCGGGGACGAGCCGCGCCATCAGCGCCGACACGTGCTCGGTGAACTCGCTCGGCTTGATCATCGCGCGGTTGCCCGCCGCAAGGATGCCCGCCATCGGCACGAAGACCATTCCGACGGGGAAGTTCCACGGCGCAACGACGCCGACGACGCCTTTCGGCTGATAGACGACCTCGGCCTTCGCGCCGAGCAGGCCGAGCGGGAAGGTCGGCTTGCGCTTCTCGCCGCGCGACCATGCCGCCATATTTTTCTTCGCATGCTTGAGCGCGCTGACCGAAGGCATGATGTCGGTCATCAGCGTCTGTTCGCGGCTGCGATGGCCGAAATCCTCGCTCACCGCCTTGGCGAATTCCTCCGCATTGTCGACGAGCAGCGCGATCGCGCGGTCGATGCGGTCGGTGCGGACGGCCAGGCTTTCGGGCATGGCTGCGGTAAAGCTTGCCTTCTGCGCCGCCAGCACCTCGTGCATGCGCGCGGTTTCGCCGGCAATATCCTGCTTGATTGCGGTGGCCATGACCCGTCTCCCCTATGGTTTTGCGGGCGCTGTTTGATCATGAGCCGGGGCTAGTTGCAAGATGAAACCGGCCCTTCACCCATCCCTGCCCCTTTCGCACTTGCAGCAAAAGCGCTAAGCGACCCGCCGACGTATCTTTCCCCTACGGAGTCTCTCGATATGACCGCCACCGATCCCGTCGTCTTCCTCTCCTATGCCCGCACCCCGATGGGCAGCATGCAGGGCAGCCTGTCGGACGCGAGCGCGACCGACCTCGGCGCAACCGCGGTCAAGGCGGCGGTCGAGCGCGCGGGCATTGCCGGCGACGATATCGAGCGCATCTATATGGGCTGTGTGCTTCCCGCCGGCCTCGGCCAGGCGCCGGCCCGTCAAGCCGCGATCAAGGCCGGCCTGCCCAAGTCGGTGCAGGCAACGACCGTGAACAAGGTGTGCGGTTCGGGCATGCAGACCGTCATCATGGGTGCCGAAGCGCTCGCCGCCGGCAGCGTCGATGTCGTCGTCGCGGGCGGCATGGAGTCGATGACCAACGCGCCCTATCTGCTCAAGAAGCACCGCGGCGGCGCGCGCATCGGCCACGACACCGCCTATGACCATATGTTCCTCGACGGGCTTGAGGACGCCTATGACGCCGGCCGCGCGATGGGCACCTTCGCGCAGGATACCGCCGACGCCTATCAGCTGAGCCGCCAGGCACAGGACGATTATTCGATCGAATCGCTGAGCCGCGCGAAGGCCGCGATCGCCGATGGCGCCTTTGCCGGCGAGATCGCACCAGTCACCATCTCGGGCCGCAAGGGTGACGTCATCGTCGACACCGACGAAGCCCCCGGCAAGGGCATGCCCGACAAGATTCCGACCCTGAAACCCGCCTTTGCGAAGGACGGCACGATCACCGCCGCGACCAGCTCGTCGATTTCGGACGGCGCCGCCGCGGTCGTCCTGTCGCGCCAGTCGGTCGCGGACGCCAAGGGTGCAAAGCCTGTCGCGAAGCTCGTCGCCCACGCTGCGCATGCGCAGGAGCCGAAGGACTTCACCATCGCTCCCGTCGGCGCGATCAACAAAGTGCTGGCCAAGGCCGGCTGGT
Coding sequences within:
- the wecB gene encoding UDP-N-acetylglucosamine 2-epimerase (non-hydrolyzing), which codes for MSLELRSSQDSGARKVVVVFGTRPEAIKMFPVIHALQHTSSVDVRVCVTAQHREMLDQVLEIARITPDVDLDVMTPNQSLDALLARLVTGLGETFDTEKPDRILVHGDTLTTMAATLAAYFRKIPVGHVEAGLRSGNIYHPWPEEVNRKITGAVADLHFAPTETAAAALRAENVPADRIYITGNTVIDALLATKARIDGEPSLAAGLDPLIARFAGKRIIAVTSHRRENFGDGMKAIADAIAGIAARPDVAVIFPVHPNPHVRSAMEPILGGLSNVALIDPLDYPHFVRLLGASSMVLTDSGGVQEEAPSLGKPVLVMRETTERPEGIEAGTARLVGTDKNRIVSEIFSLLDDEAAYNAMARAHNPFGDGKAAEKIAEIVARAH
- the wecC gene encoding UDP-N-acetyl-D-mannosamine dehydrogenase; its protein translation is MPIDTEQKVTVLGLGYIGLPTAALIARSGSKVTGVDVSQHVVDTVNNGKVHIEEVDLDGLVQGVVARGALVASTDVAPADVFVIAVPTPHDDEHRPDIAYVLSAARAIAPKLAAGNLVILESTSPVGTTEKVAALLAELRPDLKVPGTCTGAADIFVAYCPERVLPGRILVELVDNDRCIGGITPRCARRAMTFYRQFVRGACVTTSARAAEMVKLVENSYRDVNIAFANELSMMAEHMGVDVWEVIRLANRHPRVNILQPGPGVGGHCIAVDPWFLVHGAPDHSRLIRTAREVNLAKTSHVIGAAEMLVSQHPQARVACLGLAFKPNIDDFRESPAVEVAAALARRFGKQIQIVEPYARGLPMEFAGTGAELIDLDSALASCDLLIVLVDHDLFKSIPLEERGDKIVYDTRGLWLDQPNGGNGNRLHRAA
- a CDS encoding class I mannose-6-phosphate isomerase, producing the protein MLTRLETIVVEKPWGRTDIPKDFGDFGGRRIGEIWFSNPAGDDAPIMVKFLFTSERLSIQVHPDDAAAQAAGYPRGKEECWLVLDAQPGAELGVGLNIETTREALHEAALDGSIVDMIDWRPSGTGDFVYNPSGTIHAIGPGLTVVEVQQNVDCTYRLYDYGRPRELHLDEGLKVSNPRPVHDPRDAAVDPHTNRKLVSGPHFHLAQLAAPIDTALVAEASGELTFVPLAQGCRVAGEDVALGEAVLLTDPSAITIEEGGRALLTWSA
- a CDS encoding coniferyl aldehyde dehydrogenase encodes the protein MATAIKQDIAGETARMHEVLAAQKASFTAAMPESLAVRTDRIDRAIALLVDNAEEFAKAVSEDFGHRSREQTLMTDIMPSVSALKHAKKNMAAWSRGEKRKPTFPLGLLGAKAEVVYQPKGVVGVVAPWNFPVGMVFVPMAGILAAGNRAMIKPSEFTEHVSALMARLVPDYFDESEMAVFTGDAEVGIAFSKLAFDHMIFTGATGVGKHIMRAAADNLVPVTLELGGKSPTFIGRSANKDLVGQRVALGKMMNAGQICLAPDYLLVAEDQEGEVIDSVTKGATALYPTLLSNEDYTSVVNGRNYDRLQSYLADAREKGAEVIEVNPAGEDFASANGHKMPLHIVRNPTDDMKVMQEEIFGPILPVKTYKTIDEAIDYVNANDRPLGLYYFGQDKSEEDRVLTRTISGGVTVNDVLFHNAMEDLPFGGVGPSGMGNYHGLDGFRTFSHARAVYRQPKLDVAGLAGFKPPYGKATAKTLAKELKK
- a CDS encoding acetyl-CoA C-acyltransferase — translated: MTATDPVVFLSYARTPMGSMQGSLSDASATDLGATAVKAAVERAGIAGDDIERIYMGCVLPAGLGQAPARQAAIKAGLPKSVQATTVNKVCGSGMQTVIMGAEALAAGSVDVVVAGGMESMTNAPYLLKKHRGGARIGHDTAYDHMFLDGLEDAYDAGRAMGTFAQDTADAYQLSRQAQDDYSIESLSRAKAAIADGAFAGEIAPVTISGRKGDVIVDTDEAPGKGMPDKIPTLKPAFAKDGTITAATSSSISDGAAAVVLSRQSVADAKGAKPVAKLVAHAAHAQEPKDFTIAPVGAINKVLAKAGWSIGDVDLFEVNEAFACVAMFAMHDLGIPHEKINVHGGATALGHPIGASGTRIITTLIAALQRHGKTRGIASLCIGGGEATAVAVELV